A section of the Hevea brasiliensis isolate MT/VB/25A 57/8 chromosome 17, ASM3005281v1, whole genome shotgun sequence genome encodes:
- the LOC110636040 gene encoding uncharacterized protein LOC110636040: protein MATNLLALGPVAIRASAASGPQRSDPNRRKSSSSSSANWWTPLFGWSSEPDYIGSESKAEDMQYKKEGRWESDLEPKSARSRFAPGCFTEKKAKQLRMLTTDMSSFHDAMYHSAIASRLASDFKNRSDR, encoded by the coding sequence ATGGCTACTAATCTCCTTGCTTTGGGTCCCGTCGCAATCAGAGCGTCGGCCGCATCTGGTCCCCAGAGATCCGACCCGAACCGTCGGAAAAGCTCGTCCTCCTCATCAGCCAACTGGTGGACCCCCCTCTTTGGGTGGTCGTCTGAGCCCGACTACATTGGCTCTGAGAGTAAAGCGGAAGATATGCAGTACAAAAAAGAAGGCAGATGGGAGTCGGATCTCGAGCCAAAATCAGCGAGATCTCGGTTTGCTCCTGGTTGCTTTACTGAGAAGAAAGCGAAACAGCTTCGCATGTTGACTACTGATATGTCATCGTTTCACGATGCTATGTATCACTCAGCGATCGCGTCTCGGCTCGCTTCAGACTTCAAGAACCGATCCGATCGGTAG
- the LOC110636039 gene encoding uncharacterized protein LOC110636039, with product MAPSLDPSIREAAIKKQSNGPPFKFLVPLVYAPILPLIRISLRRNPVLRDRLFSAVLAGAFAHGFYLVTDLYDVESK from the exons ATGGCCCCATCGTTGGATCCCTCTATCCG GGAGGCTGCTATTAAAAAGCAAAGCAATGGAcctccattcaagttcttggttcCCCTCGTCTATGCTCCAATTCTTCCTCTCA TCCGAATCTCGCTGCGTAGAAATCCAGTTTTAAGGGACCGTCTGTTCAGTGCTGTGCTGGCCGGTGCTTTTGCCCATGGCTTTTACTTGGT AACAGATTTATATGACGTCGAGAGCAAGTGA
- the LOC110636051 gene encoding GTP-binding nuclear protein Ran-3 has product MALPNQQTVDYPSFKLVIVGDGGTGKTTFVKRHLTGEFEKKYEPTIGVEVHPLDFYTNCGQIRFYCWDTAGQEKFGGLRDGYYIHGQCAIIMFDVTARLTYKNVPTWHRDLCRVCENIPIVLCGNKVDVKNRQVKAKQVTFHRKKNLQYYEISAKSNYNFEKPFLYLARKLAGDPNLHFVATPALAPPEVQIDLAAQQQHEAELTAAASQPLPDDDDDTFE; this is encoded by the exons ATG GCTTTGCCAAATCAACAAACTGTCGATTATCCGAGTTTCAAGCTCGTGATTGTTGGAGATGGAGGCACTG GAAAGACTACATTTGTGAAGAGGCATCTGACAGGAGAGTTTGAGAAGAAATATGAAC CAACTATTGGTGTGGAAGTTCATCCATTGGATTTCTATACAAACTGTGGACAGATTCGCTTCTACTGCTGGGATACCGCTGGGCAGGAGAAATTTGGTGGTCTCAGAGATGGTTACTA TATCCATGGGCAATGTGCCATCATTATGTTCGATGTTACAGCCCGTTTGACATACAAGAATGTTCCTACATGGCATCGTGATCTCTGCCG AGTGTGTGAGAATATACCCATTGTTCTTTGTGGGAACAAGGTTGATGTCAAGAACAGGCAAGTCAAGGCAAAGCAGGTTACTTTTCACAGGAAGAAGAACCTCCAGTACTATGAAATATCTGCCAAGAGCAACTACAATTTCGAGAAACCTTTCTTGTACCTGGCACGCAAACTTGCTGG GGACCCTAATCTTCACTTTGTTGCAACTCCTGCTCTTGCACCTCCCGAAGTACAAATTGATTTGGCTGCACAGCAACA gcACGAAGCTGAGCTTACTGCGGCAGCTAGTCAGCctcttccagatgatgatgatgacacATTTGAATAG
- the LOC110636053 gene encoding uncharacterized protein LOC110636053 isoform X1, which produces MITQPTCLCLRNRICSPLVMTSPSLVAPYPSPSSLWQWSCLYRCRFEPRPRGLCGSHCGNVDTVHHHQASTSFQPRVGLIKAGLSHFQHVYTMWGDLKRTLSKFSGANYPNKDPYRAKVILAPEATEGGFHCRWVVGLSAWANGAQPPHPPSFLPKALSFQKSASIAIILNGALLAMPLLSSFFLWSCFLATYYF; this is translated from the exons ATGATCACACAACCCACTTGCCTGTGTCTGAGGAACCGGATATGCAGCCCCCTGGTCATGACCTCACCTAGCCTAGTAGCCCCCTACCCTTCTCCCTCCTCATTGTGGCAATGGAGTTGTCTCTATCGATGTCGGTTCGAGCCACGCCCAAGAGGTCTATGTGGCAGTCATTGTGGCAATGTGGACACTGTTCATCACCATCAGGCATCCACATCATTCCAACCAAGAGTGGGGTTAATCAAAGCTGGTCTTAGCCATTTCCAGCATGTCTACACAATGTGGGGTGACCTCAAAAGGACATTGTCCAAATTTTCAGGGGCTAATTACCCTAATAAGGACCCATATAGGGCAAAGGTAATTTTAGCTCCAGAGGCAACAGAGGGTGGGTTTCACTGTCGGTGGGTGGTAGGGCTTTCTGCTTGGGCTAATGGTGCTCAACCTCCTCATCCTCCTTCCTTCCTTCCAAAAGCCCTATCTTTTCAAAAGTCAGCTTCTATTGCTATTATCCTGAATGGGGCTCTCCTTGCCATGCCATTGCTGTCTAGCTTCTTTTTG tggagttgtttcctAGCTACTTATTACTTCTGA
- the LOC110636053 gene encoding uncharacterized protein LOC110636053 isoform X2, protein MITQPTCLCLRNRICSPLVMTSPSLVAPYPSPSSLWQWSCLYRCRFEPRPRGLCGSHCGNVDTVHHHQASTSFQPRVGLIKAGLSHFQHVYTMWGDLKRTLSKFSGANYPNKDPYRAKVILAPEATEGGFHCRWVVGLSAWANGAQPPHPPSFLPKALSFQKSASIAIILNGALLAMPLLSSFFLGYLS, encoded by the exons ATGATCACACAACCCACTTGCCTGTGTCTGAGGAACCGGATATGCAGCCCCCTGGTCATGACCTCACCTAGCCTAGTAGCCCCCTACCCTTCTCCCTCCTCATTGTGGCAATGGAGTTGTCTCTATCGATGTCGGTTCGAGCCACGCCCAAGAGGTCTATGTGGCAGTCATTGTGGCAATGTGGACACTGTTCATCACCATCAGGCATCCACATCATTCCAACCAAGAGTGGGGTTAATCAAAGCTGGTCTTAGCCATTTCCAGCATGTCTACACAATGTGGGGTGACCTCAAAAGGACATTGTCCAAATTTTCAGGGGCTAATTACCCTAATAAGGACCCATATAGGGCAAAGGTAATTTTAGCTCCAGAGGCAACAGAGGGTGGGTTTCACTGTCGGTGGGTGGTAGGGCTTTCTGCTTGGGCTAATGGTGCTCAACCTCCTCATCCTCCTTCCTTCCTTCCAAAAGCCCTATCTTTTCAAAAGTCAGCTTCTATTGCTATTATCCTGAATGGGGCTCTCCTTGCCATGCCATTGCTGTCTAGCTTCTTTTTG GGATACCTGTCATGA